The proteins below are encoded in one region of Salmo salar chromosome ssa02, Ssal_v3.1, whole genome shotgun sequence:
- the LOC123733257 gene encoding sodium-dependent dopamine transporter has protein sequence MEQPVLKARSPVGQMCSVVAPASAKQPSSAPSPSNTMGPKEVELILVKEHNGVQFTTSSLVSPAGHPHGHGHALGPSHGHTPVPGEERGDLGEEDRLSPCIGFTCPRVEVPLSLL, from the exons ATGGAGCAGCCCGTGCTGAAAGCCAGATCGCCAGTGGGTCAGATGTGTTCCGTGGTGGCTCCCGCCTCGGCCAAGCAGCCATCCTCcgccccctctccctccaacaCCATGGGCCCCAAGGAG gtggagctGATTCTGGTGAAGGAGCACAACGGGGTCCAGTTCACCACCTCCTCGTTGGTCAGCCCTGCTGGACACCCCCACGGCCACGGCCATGCTCTGGGCCCCAGTCACGGACACACCCCTGtccctggagaagagaggggagacctGGGGGAAGAAGATCGACTTTCTCCTTGTATAGGATTTACCTGCCCACGTGTGGAGGTTCCCCTATCTCTGTTGTAA